Below is a window of Streptomyces sp. WMMB303 DNA.
ATGAGCAGCCCGCCCAGCAGCGGTCCGACGGCGGTGGACAGGCCGATCGTGGAGCCGAGCAGGCCGAACGCCTTGCCGCGCTCGGCCCCCCGGAAGAGCTGCTGGATCATTCCGGAGATCTGCGGCATCAGCAGTCCGCCACCCACCCCCTGCACCGCGCGGGACCCCACCAGCCATCCGGCGCCCTGGGCGAAACCGCAGGCCATGGATGCGGCGGTGAACAGGACCAGCCCGCCGAGGAAGGCGGTGCGTCTGCCCAGCGCGTCCCCGACCCGGCCGGCGGGAACGAGGACGAGCCCGAAGGTGAGGGCGTATCCGGAGACGACCCAGGAGAGGGCGGACTGCGAGGCGGCCAGCCCCTTCTCGATCGCGGGCAGCGCGACGTTCACGATGGAGACGTCCAGCAGGGACATGAAGCCGACGATCAGGCACACCGACAGCGCCTTCCAGCGCCGCGGATCCGGCGTGTACGGCTCCTCGTCCGCCGTCGTCCCGGCCCGCCCGGAGGCGGGTTCGGGCTGCTGTGCCATCAGTTCCTCCCCGGCGGGCGCGCGCCGCGACCCGCCTTCGCCGACCCCATCATGGTCGGGGTGCGGTCCGCATGTCCGCGACGCGCCCGGCCCGGGACCGCCGGGTCGGCAGCGGTGTGCGTGACCTTCCGGTGCGCGGGCGCGCGCGCAGCACACGAACGCACGCTCCAAAGTATTCAAGTTTGACTAGAGTGAAGGCATGGGAGAAACCACCGTTCCGATCCTGCCCTGCCGGACCCTCCAGCCCGTCCTCGACTTCTACACGCCCCTCGGCTTCGAGGTGACCTTCCTGCAGCGGCGCCCCAACCCCTACGCGGTCGTCCAGCGCGGCGGCATACACCTGCACTTCTTCGGCATGAAGGACTACGAGCCGACCGCGTCGTACAGCACCTGCTGCATCCGGACCGACGATGTCGACGCCCTGCACGCGGCCTTCCGGACCGGGCTCAGAGCGGCCTACGGGCGCGTCCCCGTCCGCGGACTGCCCCGCATCGGACCGCTCAAGGACACCTCGTACGGCGCCCGGCAGTTCCTGATGACCGACCCCGGCGGCAACTGCCTGCGCATCGCCCAGCCGAAAGACGACGCCCCGCGGCACCGGCCGGCGCCGCGGGGCACCTTCCCCCGCGCCCTGCACCACGCCGCCCTCCTCGCCGACTCCAAGGAGGACCTGCCCGGCGCCGCGCGGATCATCGACCGCGCACTCGGAATCCGGGACGAGCAACCCGCGCCCACGGAGCTGCTGCGCCTGCTGGTACTGCGCGCGGACCTCGCGCAGCGCAGCGGAGACACGGAAACCTCGCGCCGGGTGCAGGCCGAGGCCGAGAAGGCCGCCGGTCGGCTGACGGCCGGGGAACGGGAGGCAGTGCGCGACGACCTCAGACGGCTCGCGACGCTGCGGGACGGGATGTGAGCATCGGGCCGGACCCGGGCCCGGGCCCCGGACCACGAGGCCCGACGGACTCGACAAACCCGACGGGCCCGGGCGGGGGCGGAGCTGAGCGGTCGGCGTCAGCGCGCGAGAGCGACCGGCATCAGCGGTGCCGGTCGACCGCCGGACCGCGGTCCGGCGCCCGGCCGCGGGCCTGGCCCGCGAGCCGGGTGGCCAGCTCCGTCACCTGCTCCTCGGAGAGCCGGGTGCGGTGCTCGCCGATACTGAGGACGAGGGCGACATCGCCCTCCCCGGTGACCGGCAACCGCACCGCGGCGACGTTCCCGCTGGAGGCGAGCAGGGCCTCGCCCCGCTTCGCGCGCTGCGCCCGGCCCGCGTAGTCGAGCAGGTCGTCCATGGGGATGCCCGCGTCGTGCTGGATCTGCGGAAGCAGCACGCTGACGGCGTACCCCTTGGCGACACCGACGGTGAAGAGGCGCACCTGCTCCTCGCCGAGGCGGTAGCCGCAGTCCACCAGCGCACCGTCCGACTGCGCCAGCGGCGAGTCGGCGCCGTCGGGCAGCTCGCCCTCGACGGAGCCGTCCTCGACACCGCCGTGCACGCCCGCGGCCCGCGCCGCAGCGGCCACATCGTAGGGGACGGGACAGCGGGATCCCGGCTCGGCGGCCATCCGCCCGACGGCGGCGACACTCAGCGGCGCGGACGCGGACCGCTCACCCCGGCCGTCACCGCGGTTGTCACCGCCGCCGTCGTCACGCCCGCCGCCGTCCTCACCCAGGCCGGAGCAGCTCGCGAGCACAGCGGCGATCACCACGGCGACCGTCAGGCCCCCGCCGGGGATCCGCCACCTGCCCACCCCGCTGCGCTCCTCAGATGTCGGTGAGCCGGACACCCGCGTGCGCCTTGTAGCGCCGGTTGACGGAAATGAGGTTGGCCACCAGGGACTCCACCTGGTGCGCGTTGCGCAGCCGCCCGGCGAACACCCCGCGCATCCCGGGGATCCGCGAGGCCAGCGCCTGCACGATCTCGCAGTCCGCCCGCACCTCGCCCAGCACCATCACATCGGTCTCGATCTCCTCGACCTCCGGGTCGGAGAGCAGCACGGCGGACAGATGGTGGAACGCGGCCGTCACCCGCGACTCCGGCAGCAGCGCGGCCGCCTGCTGGGCGGCGCTGCCCTCCTCCGGCACCAGCGCGTAGGCGCCCTTCTTGTCGAACCCGAGCGGGTTGACACAGTCCACCACGAGCTTGCCGGTCAGCTCCTCGCGCAGCGACTCGACCGTCTTGGCGTGCCCCTCCCACGGGACGGCGACGATGACGATGTCGGACTCCCGGGCGCAGGCGGCGTTGTCCGCGCCGCGCACCCCGTGCCCGATCTCGTCGGCGGCCTGCTGCGCCCGCTCGGCGGCCCGCGACCCGATGATGACGGCCAGCCCGCTCCGCGCGAGCCGGTACGCCAGCCCGCGCCCCTGGTCCCCGGTGCCCCCGAGCACCCCCACCGTCATCCCGGACACGTCGGGCAGCTCCCAGGGATCCTTCTTGGGCGCGGCGGCTTTGGCATCGGACGAGGCAGCAGAAGTCATACGGCGCATCCTGCCATCGCTCGCCGAGGGCTACGCGGCGACCACCTCGTGAGGGTGATCACGTCGCCGCCACCCGACGTGAAGATGATCACTCCCTCATCGAGCGCATTCCAGACACCGGAAACAAGTAGCCGATCACCCACCTTGGCAAGGCAGCTTCTTCTCGATCTGAACTGCGGCAACCTGAGCGAGCTCTCCGAATACCTTGTGGGCTCGATCGGGGTCGTCGTTGAGCGGTGTGTCGTTCGCATAGATGTCAACGAGGAACCTGGTGACCGATCTTTCGGGGCTCTTCTTGGCCCGCACACAGTTAATTGCCGCAACAGCACCGGAGGACCAAGTCACTACGTCATAACGACCGAGATATTTTCTCGAATCAGCTTGGGAGTCGTGCTCTTCGATCAGCTCGCCCGGAGTGCTCGACTCAATGGAATCATTCCGTCTCGCCCATCTCCCCATCACGTACACCGTAACGTCGCCGTCCACGAAGTAATTACAGCCTT
It encodes the following:
- the npdG gene encoding NADPH-dependent F420 reductase; translation: MTSAASSDAKAAAPKKDPWELPDVSGMTVGVLGGTGDQGRGLAYRLARSGLAVIIGSRAAERAQQAADEIGHGVRGADNAACARESDIVIVAVPWEGHAKTVESLREELTGKLVVDCVNPLGFDKKGAYALVPEEGSAAQQAAALLPESRVTAAFHHLSAVLLSDPEVEEIETDVMVLGEVRADCEIVQALASRIPGMRGVFAGRLRNAHQVESLVANLISVNRRYKAHAGVRLTDI
- a CDS encoding VOC family protein, yielding MGETTVPILPCRTLQPVLDFYTPLGFEVTFLQRRPNPYAVVQRGGIHLHFFGMKDYEPTASYSTCCIRTDDVDALHAAFRTGLRAAYGRVPVRGLPRIGPLKDTSYGARQFLMTDPGGNCLRIAQPKDDAPRHRPAPRGTFPRALHHAALLADSKEDLPGAARIIDRALGIRDEQPAPTELLRLLVLRADLAQRSGDTETSRRVQAEAEKAAGRLTAGEREAVRDDLRRLATLRDGM